A single genomic interval of Asinibacterium sp. OR53 harbors:
- a CDS encoding heavy-metal-associated domain-containing protein — MTHTYSVTGMTCTGCQAKVQGLLSKVQGVKNVTIDLPKGEATIDMDKHISTQQFKEALKEYPKYQFSEANHLHQNAISALSEKETKSWFQTYKPILLIFGYITGITLLAEWVQGDFIWMRWMNYFMAGFFLVFSFFKLLNLKGFAESYSMYDIVAKRWNGWGYVYAFTELALGLAFLTGFNPILINTVTFVVMTVSIIGVLQSVFNKRKIKCACLGAVFNLPMSTITIIEDLLMIGMSGTMLLTML; from the coding sequence ATGACACATACATATTCCGTCACCGGTATGACCTGTACCGGTTGCCAGGCTAAAGTGCAAGGCCTTTTATCAAAAGTACAAGGGGTAAAAAATGTAACTATTGATTTGCCAAAAGGAGAAGCTACTATTGACATGGATAAACATATTTCGACTCAGCAATTCAAGGAAGCTTTAAAAGAGTATCCGAAATATCAATTCTCTGAAGCAAATCATCTGCATCAAAATGCAATATCAGCTTTATCTGAAAAAGAAACAAAATCCTGGTTTCAAACCTATAAACCCATACTGCTGATTTTTGGATATATCACGGGCATTACATTGCTGGCAGAATGGGTACAGGGGGATTTTATATGGATGCGCTGGATGAATTATTTTATGGCAGGGTTCTTTTTGGTTTTCTCCTTTTTTAAATTACTTAACCTGAAAGGATTTGCTGAAAGTTACAGCATGTATGATATTGTAGCAAAAAGGTGGAACGGATGGGGCTATGTTTATGCTTTTACTGAACTGGCTTTAGGCTTGGCCTTTTTAACCGGGTTCAATCCAATCCTTATCAATACCGTTACCTTTGTAGTAATGACGGTTAGCATTATAGGGGTTTTGCAAAGCGTTTTTAATAAGCGAAAAATAAAATGTGCCTGTCTTGGTGCTGTATTTAATTTACCCATGAGTACCATCACCATCATTGAAGATTTATTGATGATTGGCATGAGTGGGACAATGCTACTAACTATGTTATGA
- a CDS encoding N-acetyltransferase, producing MTRATLNDRELVTDILTRSFVDNKSVNYIIKQDEKREQCLKGLMEYSFDVCNLFGEVFISDDRKACALIVVPDRKKVTVKSILLDIKMALSVTGISNIRKAISRESAIKKIHPAVPLYYLWFIGVEPSQQGHGIGSKLLNELIQKGLSENRTICLETSTTKNIPWYEKHGFKIYRELDFGYKLYFMKMP from the coding sequence ATGACGAGAGCAACATTAAATGACAGGGAGTTGGTAACTGATATTTTAACCCGGTCTTTTGTTGACAACAAGAGTGTCAATTACATAATTAAACAAGATGAAAAAAGGGAGCAATGTTTAAAAGGTCTGATGGAATATTCATTTGATGTATGCAATTTATTTGGCGAAGTCTTTATTTCAGACGATAGAAAAGCATGTGCTTTGATTGTTGTGCCAGATAGAAAAAAGGTTACAGTAAAATCAATACTGCTCGATATAAAAATGGCGCTGTCAGTTACAGGGATTTCAAATATTAGGAAAGCTATCAGCCGTGAATCAGCTATCAAAAAAATACATCCTGCTGTTCCTCTTTATTATTTATGGTTTATAGGAGTAGAGCCATCCCAGCAAGGCCATGGTATCGGCAGCAAGTTGCTCAATGAACTTATTCAAAAAGGCCTTTCGGAAAACAGGACAATTTGCCTCGAAACATCTACCACAAAAAATATTCCCTGGTATGAGAAGCATGGCTTTAAAATATACCGGGAATTAGATTTTGGATATAAGCTGTATTTTATGAAAATGCCGTAA
- a CDS encoding AraC family transcriptional regulator: protein MAVSQELEKLNLKTTRMNLGEVELQKEPTGKQLQQLADRLNSLGFEILDDQNQKQIEKIKGLLIKKVQSGEIEEHFSIIQFLSSALHKDYSYISRLFSEVEGITVEHFFLLQKIEKVKEWLVYGEMNLSEISYKLGYSSVAHLSSQFKKITGLTPSHFKKLGSSHRKPLDKVKIK, encoded by the coding sequence ATGGCCGTTAGTCAGGAGCTTGAAAAATTGAACCTGAAAACAACCCGGATGAACCTGGGAGAGGTTGAATTGCAAAAAGAGCCAACAGGTAAACAATTACAACAATTGGCTGACAGGTTGAATTCGTTGGGCTTTGAAATTCTTGATGACCAGAACCAAAAGCAAATTGAGAAAATTAAAGGCTTATTAATTAAGAAAGTTCAGTCAGGCGAAATAGAAGAGCATTTTAGCATCATTCAATTTTTAAGCTCTGCTTTGCATAAGGACTATAGTTATATTTCCCGCCTGTTTTCTGAGGTAGAAGGCATAACTGTTGAACACTTCTTTCTTCTCCAGAAAATTGAGAAAGTAAAAGAATGGCTGGTATATGGCGAAATGAACCTGAGTGAAATTTCTTATAAGTTAGGATATAGCAGTGTGGCACACTTATCTTCCCAATTCAAAAAAATTACCGGGCTTACACCGAGTCATTTCAAAAAATTAGGCTCTTCTCATCGCAAACCTTTAGATAAAGTGAAAATCAAATAG